A genomic stretch from Thunnus maccoyii chromosome 19, fThuMac1.1, whole genome shotgun sequence includes:
- the LOC121885456 gene encoding uncharacterized protein LOC121885456 — MASSTEELSDLSKLMNKLTERARSFKTQFDKNERRMRQIVREYQKIADEVREMQATTETVRKVGLIAVGVGAGFCILAAPFTGGLSLVGAAVAAEVGETVAAVAAGGAATVVGANIAQTMKENGSAKKVKELVTEFMKIIEAMKNNTQEINMTCEKLEQRSVAALADNTLSNVGQFQMTLKKVSNLGRKTVTVLTLAVTVIDFLDKLMTFFGKVFRVTATPEEDQRLRDSILQSADQCQTIVDEFDKMKNELRNFTGSKEKK; from the coding sequence ATGGCCTCAAGTACAGAAGAATTGTCTGATTTGTCAAAATTAATGAACAAACTTACTGAACGTGCTCGTTCATTCAAAACACAGTTTGACAAGAATGAACGTAGGATGAGACAGATTGTAAGAGAGTATCAGAAGATCGCTGATGAGGTAAGAGAGATGCAGGCAACAACCGAGACAGTCAGAAAAGTTGGACTTATTGCTGTAGGAGTCGGAGCCGGATTCTGTATCCTTGCAGCTCCGTTCACTGGAGGGTTGAGCTtagtgggagcagcagtagcagcagaaGTAGGAGaaacagtagcagcagtagcagcaggaggagcagctACTGTAGTTGGTGCAAACATTGCACAAACAATGAAAGAGAATGGAAGTGCAAAGAAAGTAAAAGAACTAGTAACAGAATTCATGAAGATTATTGAAGCAATGAAGAACAACACGCAAGAAATAAATATGACGTGTGAAAAGTTGGAGCAAAGATCAGTTGCAGCTCTGGCTGACAACACTCTGTCAAATGTGGGACAGTTTCAGATGACTCTTAAAAAAGTGTCTAACCTGGGAAGGAAGACTGTGACAGTTTTGACTTTAGCTGTAACAGTGATAGACTTTCTGGACAAACTGATGACATTCTTTGGCAAAGTCTTCAGAGTCACTGCGACTCCTGAAGAGGATCAAAGGTTGAGAGACTCCATCCTCCAGTCAGCTGATCAGTGTCAGACGATCGTTGATGAGTTTGATAAGATGAAGAACGAACTCAGAAACTTCACAGGAagtaaagagaagaaataa
- the LOC121885454 gene encoding uncharacterized protein LOC121885454 — MASSTKRRRLSKEMPPDLSELMNKLTEHAASFIRLFDNDEPKMRDIVRRFQKIAAEVRKNQETTDGARTAGTVGGGVGVGVGLLALLAAPLTGGASLAVAAVATGAGAVGGAATVVGANISKIMTEKGSAEKVEKLGKEFMEIVEPLKNKLQEIKTTCEKLEQRSTEALTDDTLSDMEEFHMILRRVSKLKEKSKDMLVTVLEGMGIIGNLVTLLVRVIRVTATPEEDKKLRDSILQSADQCQKVVDEFDKMKNELRNFTESKEKK; from the coding sequence ATGGCCTCAAgtacaaaaagaagaagactgaGTAAAGAAATGCCGCCAGATTTGTCAGAATTAATGAACAAACTTACTGAACATGCTGCTTCATTCATAAGACTGTTTGATAACGATGAACCAAAGATGAGAGACATTGTAAGAAGGTTCCAGAAGATCGCTGCTGAAGTAAGAAAGAACCAGGAGACAACAGATGGAGCCAGAACAGCTGGAACTGTTGGTGGAGGAGTCGGTGTTGGAGTTGGACTCTTGGCCCTTCTAGCAGCTCCGCTCACTGGAGGGGCGAGTttagcagtagcagcagtagcaaCAGGAGCAGGAGCTGTTGGAGGAGCAGCTACTGTAGTTGGTGCAAACatatcaaaaataatgacagagAAAGGAAGTGCAGAGAAAGTAGAAAAACTGGGAAAAGAATTCATGGAGATTGTTGAACCGCTGAAGAACAAGCTGCAGGAAATCAAGACGACGTGTGAAAAGTTGGAGCAAAGATCAACTGAAGCTCTGACTGACGACACTCTGTCAGACATGGAAGAGTTTCACATGATTCTTAGACGGGTGTCTAAACTGAAAGAGAAGAGTAAAGACATGTTGGTTACAGTTCTAGAGGGGATGGGTATAATAGGTAACCTGGTAACGCTCCTTGTAAGAGTCATCAGAGTCACTGCGACTCCTGAAGAGGATAAAAAGTTGAGAGACTCCATCCTCCAGTCAGCTGATCAGTGTCAGAAGGTCGTTGATGAGTTTGATAAGATGAAGAACGAACTCAGAAACTTCACAGAAagtaaagagaagaaataa